The Burkholderia mayonis genome window below encodes:
- a CDS encoding GNAT family N-acetyltransferase encodes MDSIEIETGDWSRLGCDASRIRDTVFVREQRIPAELDLDDDDPHARHAVAYLVDRVAGARRAVATGRLLPTGAIGRVSVLADARGRGVGSRLLHALLAEARVRGDALVRLYAQQRAVAFYLRLGFRIVGEPFVEAGVQHIEMAREP; translated from the coding sequence ATGGACAGCATTGAGATCGAAACCGGCGACTGGTCACGGCTGGGCTGCGACGCGTCGCGAATCCGCGATACCGTGTTCGTGCGCGAGCAGCGCATCCCGGCCGAGCTCGACCTCGACGACGACGATCCGCATGCGCGGCACGCGGTCGCGTATCTGGTCGACCGGGTGGCGGGCGCGCGGCGCGCGGTCGCGACGGGGCGGTTGCTGCCGACGGGCGCGATCGGCCGGGTGTCGGTGCTCGCCGACGCGCGCGGCCGCGGCGTCGGCTCGCGGCTTCTGCATGCGCTTCTCGCCGAAGCGCGGGTGCGCGGCGACGCGCTCGTGCGTCTTTACGCGCAGCAGCGCGCGGTCGCGTTCTATTTGCGGCTCGGTTTTCGGATCGTCGGCGAGCCGTTCGTCGAGGCGGGCGTGCAGCATATCGAGATGGCGCGCGAGCCGTGA
- a CDS encoding NRDE family protein gives MCLIVFDWQPDATHGPVLTLAANRDEFFRRTSAPLSWWSDAPNVLAGRDLEGGGTWLGVARDGRFAALTNYRAPFDIRAGAPTRGKLVSEFLAGNNVAPLDFLAIVAEKAVFYNGFTLLVGDAVRGELAWYCNRPADAQPAPDAPALVAPGVHGLSNARLDAPWPKLVAKRSELGTLLTGDAAAPLDALIEMMRDTREAADDALPRTGIPLERERALSAAFIETPEYGSRGTTALRVARDVEGRLRFDVKERCDDDGSHRIVRPGTFERAFTFDVDEGGAARR, from the coding sequence ATGTGCCTGATCGTATTCGATTGGCAGCCCGACGCCACCCACGGCCCGGTGCTGACGCTTGCCGCGAACCGCGACGAATTCTTCCGCCGCACGAGCGCGCCGCTGTCCTGGTGGAGCGACGCGCCGAACGTGCTGGCGGGCCGCGATCTCGAAGGCGGCGGCACGTGGCTCGGCGTCGCGCGCGACGGCCGCTTCGCCGCGCTCACCAACTATCGCGCGCCGTTCGACATCCGCGCGGGCGCGCCCACGCGCGGCAAGCTCGTCTCCGAGTTCCTCGCGGGCAACAACGTTGCGCCGCTCGACTTTCTCGCGATCGTCGCCGAAAAGGCCGTGTTCTACAACGGCTTCACGCTGCTCGTCGGCGACGCCGTGCGCGGCGAGCTCGCGTGGTACTGCAACCGCCCGGCCGACGCGCAGCCGGCGCCCGACGCCCCCGCGCTCGTCGCGCCCGGCGTGCACGGGCTGTCGAACGCGCGGCTCGATGCGCCGTGGCCGAAGCTCGTCGCGAAGCGCAGCGAGCTCGGCACGCTGCTCACGGGCGACGCGGCCGCCCCCCTCGACGCGCTGATCGAGATGATGCGCGACACCCGCGAGGCCGCCGACGACGCGCTGCCGCGCACGGGTATTCCGCTCGAGCGGGAGCGCGCGCTGTCTGCGGCGTTCATCGAGACGCCCGAATACGGATCGCGCGGCACGACCGCGTTGCGGGTCGCGCGCGATGTCGAGGGACGGCTGAGGTTCGACGTCAAGGAGCGCTGCGACGACGACGGCTCGCACCGGATCGTGCGGCCGGGCACGTTCGAGCGGGCGTTCACGTTCGACGTCGACGAGGGCGGCGCCGCGCGGCGGTGA
- the mltG gene encoding endolytic transglycosylase MltG, which produces MSLLKKCAALAALAVVLLGAACAGGAYYWATRPLALAAPTLDVTIKPRSSVRGVALQLAHGGVPVEPRLFVAMTRVLLLSSRLKSGNYEFKTGVTPYEVLQKVARGDVNESVVTVIEGWTFRRMRAELDANAALAHASAGMSDAELLRAIGAPDEAVARGSGEGLFFPDTYLFDKGTSDLNVYRRAYKLMQMRLADAWTARRPGLPFKTPYEALTIASLVEKETGHAADRGFVAGVFANRLRVGMPLQTDPSVIYGMGDAYAGRLRKRDLQTDTPYNTYTRRGLPPTPIALPGEAALYAAVNPAATSALYFVAKGDGTSVFSDTLGDHNKAVDKYIRGQ; this is translated from the coding sequence ATGTCCCTACTGAAGAAGTGCGCCGCGCTCGCGGCGCTCGCCGTCGTATTGCTGGGCGCCGCGTGCGCGGGCGGCGCCTATTACTGGGCCACCCGGCCCCTCGCACTCGCCGCGCCGACCCTCGACGTCACGATCAAGCCCCGCAGCAGCGTGCGCGGCGTCGCGCTGCAGCTCGCGCACGGCGGCGTGCCCGTCGAGCCGAGGCTCTTCGTCGCGATGACGCGCGTGCTGTTGCTGTCGAGCCGGCTCAAGTCCGGCAACTACGAATTCAAGACGGGCGTGACCCCTTACGAGGTGCTGCAGAAGGTCGCGCGCGGCGACGTCAACGAGTCCGTCGTCACGGTGATCGAGGGCTGGACGTTCCGGCGGATGCGCGCGGAGCTCGACGCGAACGCCGCGCTCGCGCACGCGAGCGCCGGGATGAGCGACGCGGAGCTGCTGCGCGCGATCGGCGCGCCCGACGAGGCCGTCGCGCGTGGCAGCGGCGAGGGCCTGTTCTTTCCGGATACCTATCTGTTCGACAAGGGCACGAGCGACCTGAACGTCTATCGCCGCGCGTACAAGCTGATGCAGATGCGCCTCGCCGACGCGTGGACGGCGCGCCGGCCCGGCCTGCCGTTCAAGACGCCTTACGAAGCGCTGACGATTGCGTCGCTCGTCGAGAAGGAGACGGGGCACGCGGCCGATCGCGGATTCGTCGCGGGCGTGTTCGCGAACCGCCTGCGGGTCGGGATGCCGCTGCAGACCGATCCTTCGGTGATCTACGGAATGGGCGACGCGTACGCCGGGCGGCTGCGCAAGCGCGATCTGCAGACCGACACTCCGTACAATACCTACACGCGCCGCGGGCTGCCCCCGACGCCGATCGCGCTGCCGGGCGAGGCGGCGCTCTACGCCGCGGTGAACCCCGCGGCGACGTCCGCGCTCTATTTCGTCGCGAAGGGCGACGGCACGAGCGTTTTTTCCGACACGCTCGGGGATCACAACAAAGCCGTGGACAAATACATACGAGGTCAATGA
- a CDS encoding YgfZ/GcvT domain-containing protein, giving the protein MSTPIASPATQAAVPAALPALPRPPAGDFAAALGRGAFAVLEQFGIVDVTGADAATFLHSQLTNDIEHLDAASARLAGYCSPKGRLLASFLAWRAGHDVRLLVSKDVQPAAQKRLSMFVLRAKAKLADASDALVAVGFAGDVRAALSGVFDALPDGVHTKVDAPAGALIRLSDAAGRARYLWIGTRVELDACLPALEAALPRVSAAVWDWLDVRAGEPRITRPAVEQFVPQMVNFDVIGGVNFRKGCYPGQEVVARSQYRGTIKRRTALAHVAVDTDAAHAGVELYHSDDPGQPCGMIVNAAAAPEGGVDALVEIKLAALESGSVHLASASGPTLAFLPLPYALQAEA; this is encoded by the coding sequence ATGAGCACACCGATCGCCTCCCCGGCCACGCAGGCCGCCGTTCCCGCCGCGCTGCCGGCGCTGCCCCGTCCGCCCGCCGGCGATTTCGCCGCCGCGCTCGGGCGCGGCGCGTTCGCGGTGCTCGAACAGTTCGGCATCGTCGATGTGACGGGCGCCGACGCCGCCACGTTCCTGCACAGCCAGTTGACGAATGACATCGAACATCTCGACGCCGCGAGCGCACGCCTCGCCGGCTACTGCTCGCCGAAGGGGCGCCTCCTCGCATCGTTCCTCGCGTGGCGCGCCGGCCACGACGTGCGCCTCCTCGTGTCGAAGGACGTGCAGCCCGCGGCGCAGAAGCGCCTGTCGATGTTCGTGCTGCGCGCGAAGGCGAAGCTCGCCGACGCGAGCGACGCACTCGTCGCGGTCGGCTTCGCGGGCGACGTGCGCGCCGCGCTGTCGGGCGTCTTCGACGCGCTGCCGGACGGCGTCCATACGAAGGTCGACGCGCCCGCCGGCGCGCTGATCCGCCTGTCCGACGCGGCCGGCCGCGCGCGCTATCTGTGGATCGGCACGCGCGTCGAGCTCGACGCGTGCCTGCCCGCGCTCGAAGCCGCGCTGCCGCGCGTGTCGGCCGCCGTCTGGGACTGGCTCGACGTGCGCGCGGGCGAGCCGCGGATCACGCGGCCCGCCGTCGAACAATTCGTCCCGCAGATGGTCAACTTCGACGTGATCGGCGGCGTCAATTTCCGCAAGGGCTGCTATCCGGGCCAGGAAGTCGTCGCGCGCAGCCAGTACCGCGGCACGATCAAGCGCCGCACCGCGCTCGCGCACGTCGCGGTCGACACCGACGCCGCGCACGCGGGCGTCGAGCTCTATCATTCGGACGACCCCGGTCAGCCGTGCGGGATGATCGTCAACGCGGCGGCGGCGCCCGAAGGCGGCGTCGACGCGCTCGTCGAGATCAAGCTCGCCGCGCTCGAGAGCGGGTCGGTCCACCTGGCTTCCGCGAGCGGTCCGACGCTCGCATTCCTGCCGCTTCCTTACGCGTTGCAAGCCGAAGCCTGA
- a CDS encoding alpha/beta hydrolase translates to MPLNPKIAQVLDMIERAKRPDYHEQTPAQARAAYEKSAPILDVAAAPMFSVEDLRLPSRDGGAFGARLYLPVEPSLAEPLPALVYYHGGGFTVGSVNTHDALCRMFARDARCAVLSVDYRLAPEHRFPTAVDDAENALVWLHARASSFGIDPERLAVGGDSAGGTLATVCAVLARDRGIALALQLLIYPGTTGHQQTESHARLAKGYLLSADTIQWFFTHYVRDASDRDDWRFAPLDGTRGAPSFERVAPAWIATAEYDPLSDEGDAYADKLRAAGNKVTLVAYAGMIHEFFKMGGFVPEVRLAHADAASALRAAFEGD, encoded by the coding sequence ATGCCGCTGAACCCGAAGATTGCGCAGGTGCTCGACATGATCGAGCGCGCGAAACGTCCCGATTATCATGAACAGACGCCCGCGCAGGCGCGCGCGGCCTACGAGAAGAGCGCGCCGATCCTCGACGTCGCGGCAGCACCGATGTTCTCGGTCGAAGACCTGCGGCTGCCGTCGCGCGATGGCGGCGCGTTCGGCGCGCGGCTCTATCTGCCCGTCGAGCCGAGCCTCGCCGAGCCGCTGCCCGCGCTCGTCTACTATCACGGCGGCGGCTTCACGGTCGGCAGCGTGAACACGCACGACGCGCTGTGCCGGATGTTCGCGCGCGACGCACGCTGTGCGGTGCTGTCGGTCGACTACCGGCTTGCGCCGGAGCACCGGTTCCCGACTGCGGTCGATGACGCGGAGAACGCGCTCGTGTGGCTGCACGCGCGCGCGTCGAGCTTCGGGATCGATCCGGAGCGGCTCGCGGTCGGCGGCGACAGCGCGGGCGGCACGCTCGCGACCGTGTGCGCGGTGCTCGCGCGCGACCGCGGAATCGCGCTCGCGCTGCAACTGCTGATCTATCCGGGGACCACGGGGCACCAGCAGACCGAATCGCACGCACGGCTTGCGAAGGGCTATCTGCTGTCGGCTGACACGATCCAGTGGTTTTTCACGCACTACGTGCGCGACGCGTCGGACCGCGACGACTGGCGCTTCGCGCCGCTCGACGGCACGCGCGGCGCGCCGTCGTTCGAGCGCGTCGCGCCTGCGTGGATCGCGACGGCGGAGTACGATCCGTTGTCCGACGAAGGTGACGCGTACGCGGACAAGCTGCGTGCCGCGGGCAACAAGGTGACGCTCGTCGCGTATGCGGGGATGATTCACGAGTTCTTCAAGATGGGCGGCTTCGTGCCGGAAGTGCGTCTTGCGCATGCGGACGCGGCTTCTGCGTTGCGCGCAGCGTTCGAGGGCGATTGA